The Zingiber officinale cultivar Zhangliang chromosome 10A, Zo_v1.1, whole genome shotgun sequence genome contains a region encoding:
- the LOC122026795 gene encoding vegetative cell wall protein gp1-like → MNRTASLAALLLLLAVAGAGPGRAQQPAASPTTHSPFASVSPGSPYSSASGVSQPPSADSPTAAAPNQSDDAPTPSPDQTPRLAPSASAPAPDSGPASSPASSPSSSPTPEASYSSPSPSPSPSSSPTPEASYSSPSPSTSMSVSPSPSATAQVPGPAFDVADSPIDDLLPPGAPDSDVSSSISDLLAPGPADDSTDDTASASRAAVATAFRTVAVALAAAAIAS, encoded by the coding sequence ATGAACCGCACCGCGTCTCTCGCCGCCCTCCTCCTCCTACTCGCTGTGGCCGGCGCCGGCCCAGGCAGGGCCCAACAACCCGCAGCCTCGCCGACTACCCATTCGCCCTTTGCCTCTGTCTCACCTGGCTCTCCGTATTCGAGCGCAAGCGGCGTCTCCCAGCCCCCCTCTGCCGACTCCCCGACGGCGGCGGCGCCCAATCAATCGGATGATGCTCCGACCCCATCCCCGGACCAAACCCCCAGACTGGCGCCTTCTGCTTCCGCCCCTGCACCCGATTCCGGACCCGCTTCCTCCCCGGCGAGTTCCCCCTCCTCCTCTCCCACTCCCGAAGCTTCATattcctccccctccccctccccctccccctcctccTCTCCCACTCCTGAAGCTTCATATTCCTCCCCCTCTCCCTCCACCTCAATGTCCGTCTCTCCCTCACCCTCCGCCACCGCACAAGTCCCAGGGCCGGCTTTTGACGTGGCGGACTCTCCCATAGACGACTTGCTGCCGCCAGGGGCTCCGGACTCCGATGTGTCGTCTTCCATATCCGATTTGCTGGCCCCTGGTCCGGCCGACGATTCTACCGATGATACCGCCTCGGCTAGCCGTGCCGCCGTTGCCACCGCATTCCGCACGGTGGCGGTAGCTTTAGCCGCTGCCGCCATTGCTTCCTAA